The Mesoterricola silvestris sequence CGCCCTCCTGGCCGACGATCGCGCTTCCGACGCCACGGGTTTCCACGGCCGCGACAAGCCCGATCTCTACTGGATGCTCTTCGGCAAGCGCCAGGGCCCGGTGGTGAAGGAACAACTCGCCCGGGCCGGCCAACACACCGCCCAACTCATCCTCCTGGCCTGGACCCAGGCCGGCCGACCCTAGGGGCCCGGCTACGTAATCGCACGTGTCCCGGACGTTCGCCCCGGTTCGTTGCTGCGGGCCAAGCCCGCAGCAACGGAAGGCTCTCATCCCATGGTTGGGCCTGTGTTTTCACCCATTGGCCCCGACCCACCTCAGGGCCTCTCTTCGCGTGCTGCGAGGAGGGCATTGGACCGCGCCAACGCTAGCATGGGAGCCGCTCTCCTCGCCTGGGCCTTCCAGGAGAGCCCTTCCCTTCCGAATTCTCGTCTGCTCAACGAAGTGAGTTGGGCGTAGCACAGCCCCAAGATCTCTTCCGCACGCCTCCGTCATCGCCGGCTTGGCCGGCGATGACGAAACAGGGCGAACGTCTGGGACACGTACCAATACGAGCCAGGCTCCTACCCCCCCCAGTTGGACCGGGGGGCATCGGGCGGAGGGTTTCTACTGGGGCCGGGTCCAGCGCAGCACGGGCTTCCGGGCGGCGGTGGTCTCGTCCAGGCGGCGCATGGGGGCCAGCACCGGGGCCTGGTGAAGGGCCTCGGGGTTCTCGGCGGCCTCCCGGGCGATGTCCTTCATGGCGTCGATGAAGGCGTCCATCTCCTCCTTGCCCTCGCTTTCGGTGGGCTCGATCATGAGCGCCCCGTGGACGATGGCCGGGAAGTAGATGGTGGGCGGGTGGAAGCCGCGGTCGATGAGCCCCTTGGCCACGTCCAGGGTGTGGATGTCGTGGGGAGCCAGGAAGCTGTCGTCGAAGATCACCTCGTGGAGGGTGGGCGTCTGGTATTCCAGGTGGTACGTGCCCTCCAGCTGCTTGCGGATGTAGTTGGCGTTGACGATGGCGCGGAGGGTGGCCGCCCGGAGGCCGTCGCCGCCGTGGCTGGCGCAGTAGGTGAGGGCCCGCACCAGGATGCCGAAATTCCCGAAGAAGGTGTGGACCTTGCCCATGCTCTGCGGGCGGTCCCAGTCCAGCCGGTAGGTGTGGACGGGCACCTGGCCCTCGCCCACCGCCTTCGTCTCCCGCACCACGACGGGCCGGGGCAGGAAGGGCTCCAGGGCCGCGGAGCAGGCCACGGGACCGGATCCCGGGCCGCCGCCTCCGTGGGGGGTGGAGAAGGTCTTGTGGAGGTTCAGGTGCATGACGTCCACGCCGAAGTCCCCGGGCCGCGCCACGCCGACCAGGGCGTTCATGTTGGCGCCGTCCATGTAGACCAGGCCGCCCACGGCATGGAGGGCCTCGCAGATGTCCTTGATGCGGTATTCGAAGATGCCCAGGGTGTTGGGGTTGGTGATCATGAGGCCCGCCACCTCCTCGCCCAGCTCGGCCAGGAGGGTCGTGAGCCCCTTCTTCACCTTGCCTGAGGCGTCGGTGACATCGGCGAAGCTCACGGTGCCGTCGCCCTGGGAGGCGATCTCCACCACCTCGTAGCCCGCCATGGCCGCCGTGGCCGGGTTGGTGCCGTGGGCGCTGTCGGGGATGAGGATGACCCGGCGCTTGCGGCCGTGGGCCACGTGGAAGGCGCGGATGAGCATGGCGCCGGTGAGCTCGCCTGCGGCGCCGGCGCTGGGCTGCAGGGTCACCGCGGCCAGCCCGGTGATCTCCTTCAGCCATTCCTGGAGGGTGTGGATCACCGCCAGGTTGCCCTGCACGTAGGGAGCGGCGGTCATGGGGTGGCTGTCGCAGAAGCCGTCCAGGCCCGCGGTCTTCTCGTTGAGCCGGGGATTGTGCTTCATGGTGCAGGAGCCCAGGGGATAGAGCCCGTCGTCCACGCCGTAGTTCCACTTGGAAAGGCGCGTGAAATGCCGGATGACGTCCACTTCGGTGACCGAAGGCATCGCGTCGAAGGAGGTGCGGCGCAGGTGGGCCGGACGGGTGTCCTTGGCGGCGGGCACATCCAGTTTGGGCAGGTCCATGCCGATCTTGCCGGCCACGGAGCGTTCGAAGATGAGGGGTTCGCGGGTGCGGTTCATCATGGCTTCGTCCTTATGCGACCACGCTGGGAACGCGGGCCAGCACCTCGACGAGGTGCTCGATCTGTTCGCGGCTGTTGAGTTCCGTGGCGCACCACAGGATCCGGTTCTTGAGGTTGGCGGCGTAGGGGCTCAGGTCCAGGCCCGGCAGGATGCCCTCCTTGGCGCATTCCGCCTGCAGGGTGGCCATGTCCCCCTTGTACTCCGTCACGAACTCGTTGAAGAAGGGCGCGTCGAAGGGCGCCGTGAAATCCGGCAGCTCCAGGAGGCGTTCCCGGAGGAACTGCGCCTTGGCGGCGTTCTGGGCGGCCAGGCCCTGGAGGCCTTCGGGGCCCGCCAGCTGCAGGTAGATGTTGGCGCGCAGCGCCACCAGCCCCTGGTTGGAGCAGATGTTGCTGGTGGCCTTGTCCCGGCGGATGTGCTGCTCCCGGGCGGTGAGGGTCAGGACGTAGCCGGTGGCCCCGTCCAGGTCCTTGGTCTGCCCCACCACGCGGCCGGGGATCTCGCGCTTCTGCGCGTCCTTGACCGTG is a genomic window containing:
- the gcvPB gene encoding aminomethyl-transferring glycine dehydrogenase subunit GcvPB, translated to MMNRTREPLIFERSVAGKIGMDLPKLDVPAAKDTRPAHLRRTSFDAMPSVTEVDVIRHFTRLSKWNYGVDDGLYPLGSCTMKHNPRLNEKTAGLDGFCDSHPMTAAPYVQGNLAVIHTLQEWLKEITGLAAVTLQPSAGAAGELTGAMLIRAFHVAHGRKRRVILIPDSAHGTNPATAAMAGYEVVEIASQGDGTVSFADVTDASGKVKKGLTTLLAELGEEVAGLMITNPNTLGIFEYRIKDICEALHAVGGLVYMDGANMNALVGVARPGDFGVDVMHLNLHKTFSTPHGGGGPGSGPVACSAALEPFLPRPVVVRETKAVGEGQVPVHTYRLDWDRPQSMGKVHTFFGNFGILVRALTYCASHGGDGLRAATLRAIVNANYIRKQLEGTYHLEYQTPTLHEVIFDDSFLAPHDIHTLDVAKGLIDRGFHPPTIYFPAIVHGALMIEPTESEGKEEMDAFIDAMKDIAREAAENPEALHQAPVLAPMRRLDETTAARKPVLRWTRPQ